The Stutzerimonas stutzeri DNA window GAGCAAGTAGGCAATTTCCAGCGGCGCCAGGTCAGGTTGCGCAAGATACTGCTCTGCCAGGTCGCGTCGCGTGTCGTCCAGCAACTGCTGGAAGCTGCCGCCCTCCTCCTGCAGACGCCGCTGCAGCGTTCTTTCCGACAGGCACAGGGCCTGGGCGACCGCCTCGCGCCGGGGTTCGCCTTGCGGCAACAGACGGCACAGGATCTGTCGCGCACGGTGCATCACCCGGCTGTCGGCGAAGCGCGACAGGTATTCCCCGGCGAAGCGGTCATGCAGTTGCGCCAGCGCCTCGTTGGCGGTCGGCAGCGGCATGTTCACATCGGCCTCGCGGAACAGCAGGGCATAGCGCGGCGCGCCGAAGCGCAGCGGCGCCTGGAACAGCTGACGATAGGGTTCGAGATCGGCCGGCTGCGGCCCCTGAAAGCAGACCTCCAGCGGCCGCAGCGCGTCTCCGGTCAACCAGCGGCAGAAGGTCAGGCAACCGGCAAGCGAGCCTTCCGCGCTCTGCGGAGCAGGTGGCAGACGGTCGCCCTGAATGGTGAGACTCAACCGATAGCCCTGGGCGCATGGCTGAAAGTCGAGATCGGCACCCTCGGCGATGATTCGCTGATAGCGCACCAGACGGGCGAAGCCCTCTTTCAGATTCCGGCTGGACATCAGCGCGTAGCCCACCACATTCAGCGCCGCAGGTCGTACCTGCCGCGCCATGTTCAGGCCGACAGCCGGGTCGCCGGAAACCGCCA harbors:
- a CDS encoding AraC family transcriptional regulator yields the protein MTERTTSSSWAQGIVQALESAGLDCRALFAELGLDYAALQDPDARFAQDDMTRLWHRAVAVSGDPAVGLNMARQVRPAALNVVGYALMSSRNLKEGFARLVRYQRIIAEGADLDFQPCAQGYRLSLTIQGDRLPPAPQSAEGSLAGCLTFCRWLTGDALRPLEVCFQGPQPADLEPYRQLFQAPLRFGAPRYALLFREADVNMPLPTANEALAQLHDRFAGEYLSRFADSRVMHRARQILCRLLPQGEPRREAVAQALCLSERTLQRRLQEEGGSFQQLLDDTRRDLAEQYLAQPDLAPLEIAYLLGFADPSNFYRAFKRWFGVTPGEYRLAARARR